A genome region from Mercenaria mercenaria strain notata unplaced genomic scaffold, MADL_Memer_1 contig_5090, whole genome shotgun sequence includes the following:
- the LOC128554522 gene encoding uncharacterized protein LOC128554522, whose translation MNLQKPISTRNGQRRLISIQLEKFNNESSQSEKTALLEIMEAEITKNLNEKIVNHPDVDDLETDLEDITNSRDTSRSRVIRDSQDFNGSARTVSGANVSHSSRSINRVQSDNSSFHKLPKLSLPTFDGNVAQWQSFWDSYEAAVHFNQTLPDVQKFTYLRSLLQDTASTAVEGFPLTNANYHNAIDLLQERFRQSRNSVASLRRFHDKMKNYIQGLESLGECQNSYGDLLVPIIMNELLAKLRRNLAREHENARWQLQDLRAAIAREINILEVGQTDDNREPHVPMVSVFTGTGKKKYISKNHPRTTNSDNNKSKKLCLFCGDQHTSLNYEKVKTLKERLTIVKSKRLCYNCLGKRQHSDCHSKFRCRNCQRKHYSSICDQPSSVPGLNQSASPFLSSTSGPKGTPGAAIQLHSTTYQRSKFLLKTAVAQISSQDDAKTATNILLEEGAQRSFITEELAEKLKLKHTAPPNVTVLERFWKLESMGISEDEAETSTSGILNTYKENCITYKDVLERFWKLESMGISEDEAEKSTSGILNTYKENCITYKDGRYVAKLS comes from the exons ATGAATCTACAAAAGCCTATTTCTACTAGAAACGGCCAACGTCGTCTTATTTCTATACAACTAGAGAAGTTCAACAACGAATCGTCACAGTCGGAGAAGACAGCCCTGCTCGAAATCATGGAGGCAGAGATCACCAAGAATCTGAACGAGAAGATTGTAAATCATCCAGATGTTGACGATTTGGAAACAGACCTG GAGGACATCACGAATTCTAGAGACACTAGTAGAAGCAGAGTGATCCGTGATTCGCAGGATTTTAACGGTAGTGCTAGAACTGTATCAGGTGCGAACGTTTCTCACTCTAGTAGATCTATTAATAGAGTACAATCTGATAATTCGTCATTTCATAAACTACCTAAACTGAGCTTACCGACGTTTGATGGAAATGTCGCACAATGGCAATCATTTTGGGACTCGTATGAGGCTGCTGTTCATTTTAACCAAACACTGCCTGATGTCCAAAAGTTTACCTACTTACGTTCCTTACTGCAAGACACTGCATCTACCGCCGTAGAAGGTTTTCCACTGACTAACGCAAATTATCATAATGCTATAGATTTATTACAAGAAAGATTCAGACAATCTCGCAACAGTGTGGCGAGTCTACGCAgatttcatgataaaatgaagAATTACATCCAGGGATTAGAATCTTTAGGTGAATGTCAGAACTCTTATGGTGATTTACTTGTACCTATAATCATGAACGAACTTCTTGCCAAATTACGACGGAATTTAGCGCGAGAACACGAAAACGCACGATGGCAACTGCAAGATTTGAGAGCAGCTATAGCCAGAGAAATTAACATTTTAGAAGTGGGTCAGACCGACGACAATAGAGAACCACACGTGCCGATGGTGTCCGTATTCACTGGAACCggaaagaaaaaatacatatcaaagaATCATCCGCGCACGACTAACAGTGATAACAATAAATCAAAGAAACTGTGCCTATTCTGTGGAGATCAACATACGTCCCTAAACTATGAGAAAGTGAAAACCCTTAAAGAAAGACTCACTATTGTAAAATCTAAACGCCTATGTTACAACTGCCTGGGAAAACGCCAACATTCGGATTGTCATTCCAAATTTCGGTGCAGAAACTGTCAGCGAAAACATTACTCCAGTATTTGTGACCAACCATCATCAGTGCCAGGTTTGAATCAAAGTGCATCGCCGTTCTTGAGTTCTACTTCCGGTCCAAAGGGAACGCCGGGAGCCGCTATTCAACTACATTCAACTACATATCAAAGGTCGAAATTTCTGCTCAAGACTGCAGTCGCTCAAATAAGTTCGCAAGATGATGCTAAAACTGCTACAAACATATTATTAGAAGAAGGCGCGCAGAGGTCTTTTATTACAGAAGAGCTTGCTGagaaactgaaattaaaacacACCG CGCCACCTAATGTCACAGTCCTTGAGAGATTTTGGAAGCTCGAATCAATGGGGATATCTGAAGATGAGGCTGAAACATCTACTTCCGGTATACTAAACACCTATAAAGAAAACTGTATCACGTACAAAGATGTCCTTGAGAGATTTTGGAAGCTAGAATCAATGGGGATATCTGAAGATGAGGCTGAAAAATCTACTTCCGGTATACTAAACACCTATAAAGAAAACTGTATCACGTACAAAGATGGGCGCTATGTGGCCAAGCTGT